The genomic segment GTCTCGACCAGGCTGGCGTGGTGTTCGGCGTCGTAGGCGATCAGCTTGGCCAGCGGCCCGGTCGGCGCATCGCCGCGGGCCGCGATCAGATCCCGCAGTTCCAGCACCATCGCCTTGGTGTAGACGTCACTGAGCCGGGCCACCCGTAGCCCGCAGCCGGAGCGCAGCACCCGCAGCGCGCGGTCGGCGCCGGCCCGGGCCGCGGCCAGTTCGGCCACGGTGGCGGCGGGCGGGCTGACCCCGATCAGGGCGGGCACGCGGTCGCCGACCCGGTCGAGGAATTCGCTCGCGACCCGGGTGGCGCGTTCGGAGGTGGCCACCGGCAGGAGCCCGTACGCGACGTCGCCCAGCAGCGCCACCGCGCTGCCCGCGTGCACGGCGCTGAGGTGCATGGCCAGCGCGTCGGTCAGCCGTTGCCGGTCGGCGGCCAGCCCGGAACGGTCGGCCGTGCTCTCGGGCGCGGCCGGGGCCAGGGCCAGCACGATCAGGGGCTGGTCGGCCAGGCCGAGGCGGGCCAGCGACTCGCGGGCGCCGGTGCCACCTTCGAGGGCTGTGCCGACCAGGTCCGTACGGAGGCGGCGTTCGACGTCGGCCCCGGCGCGCAGCCGCAACATGTGCAGCGCGACCAGCTTGGCGGCGTCGCTGAAGGCGCGGGACCGGTCGGGGGTGAGCGGTTCGTGCACGGCGGCCCAGATCGAGCCGAGGAATTCGTCGCCCGCGCGCACGGCCACCGCGACGCGAGGCACCGAGAACTCGTCGGGCGCGGTCTCCGGCGGGGCCACGAACACCGGTTCGGCGCTGCGGTGCAGGTCGCGCAGCACCCCGGCCCGGGAGAGGATGCGGGCGAACCGTTCCGGCACCTGACGGCCCAGAAT from the Paractinoplanes abujensis genome contains:
- a CDS encoding PucR family transcriptional regulator, yielding MSQLPRASLGRVLDDLGATLLDLVHGQALSTEPIAGIAIHDPYDEPHLPSPALVLGVGLREPAEIAALLRALGPQGAAGLIVRAPVPGGDELRVAAEESGVALLALTRGASWAQLAALLRSMLSQGDVGDAGPEMLGGLPSGDLFALANAVAALVDAPVTIEDPDSRVLAFSGRQEEADPSRVETILGRQVPERFARILSRAGVLRDLHRSAEPVFVAPPETAPDEFSVPRVAVAVRAGDEFLGSIWAAVHEPLTPDRSRAFSDAAKLVALHMLRLRAGADVERRLRTDLVGTALEGGTGARESLARLGLADQPLIVLALAPAAPESTADRSGLAADRQRLTDALAMHLSAVHAGSAVALLGDVAYGLLPVATSERATRVASEFLDRVGDRVPALIGVSPPAATVAELAAARAGADRALRVLRSGCGLRVARLSDVYTKAMVLELRDLIAARGDAPTGPLAKLIAYDAEHHASLVETLAAWLDAFGDAVAAAAALHVHPNTFRYRLRRLAEVGDLDLTDPEARFGAMLQLRVFSV